A region of the bacterium genome:
AGCTGGTCGAGATCGGCGGCTCCTTTCGTGTGCCCGAGATCCTCGAGCAGGCTGGGGTTCGGCTGGTGGAGGTCGGCACCACGAACCGCACGCATCCCCGGGACTACGAGCGGGCGATCGGTCCCGAGACGGGTGCGCTCCTCAAGGTCCACCGCAGCAATTTCGAGCAGCAGGGCTTCGTGACCGAGGTCGGCATTCCCGAGCTTCGGCAGATCGGCAATGCCCACGGGGTGCCGGTCATCGACGACCTCGGCAGCGGTACATTGCTCGATCTGCGCAGGGAGGGCCTACCCGACGATTCCTGGGCCCCAGGCCGCCTGCAACAAGGCGCCGACCTGGTGTGCTTTTCTGGCGACAAGCTGCTCGGCGGCCCTCAAGCCGGCATCGTGCTGGGCCCGGGTGAGACCGTCGGCCGACTGCGCGCGAGCCCTCTGGCGCGGGCCCTTCGCCTCGACAAGCTCGGAATGGCCGCTCTGGATGCCACGCTGCGCCTCCTGCTGGAGGATCGTCGCGAGGAGATCCCGACGCTGCGTATGCTGCTCGAGCCCCTCGAGCAGGTGGGTGAGCGCGCCCGCGCCCTCGCCAAGCGCCTGGGTGAACGGCTCCAGGATGCAGCGGAGATCGAGGTGCTGGCGGTTCCAGGGGCGGTCGGTGGAGGCTCGCTGCCGGGTTTCGAGCTGCCGAGTGTGGCCGTCGCGATCCGGGCAACCGCGGGGGCCGATGCGTTGGCCGAAGCGCTTCGCGGAGCGCCGGTGCCCGTGCTCGCACGCACCCGGGACGATCGCGTATGGATCGATGCCCGCACACTTCAGGGCGGTGAAGACGTTCTCGTCGAACAAGCCCTCGCCCACGCCCTCGGCCTCAGGTAGCCTCCCCCGAGGGCAATCCCATGTTGAACTCGAGCGTCCTCGTACTCAATCGCTCGTATCTGCCGATCCACGTAACGTCGGTGCGGCGGGCGTTTGCCTTGCTTTACCAGGGGATTGCGCGGGCTGTCGACGCTCAGTACCAGACTTTCGATTTCGAGGGTTGGAGCCAGTTGGCCGTGGCCCGCGATGCGGAGGCCATCGGCACGTCGTCCGGGCGTATTCGCGTCCCGCGCGTGATCGTGTTGGTCGCGTTCGACCGGCTGCCCA
Encoded here:
- a CDS encoding L-seryl-tRNA(Sec) selenium transferase, with product MDRDSKVKNPAGDPRRALPSIDRLTRDLTQAAPDLPVWAIQAAAQQAVAEARSALEAGEGAGEVVLEARRRAAALARTSPGRVVNATGVVLHTNLGRSPLAPAAASAVAAASLGYSDVELDLASGGRGKRQASLTGMLCLLSGAEDALVVNNNAGAVLLALAALARGRDVIVSRGELVEIGGSFRVPEILEQAGVRLVEVGTTNRTHPRDYERAIGPETGALLKVHRSNFEQQGFVTEVGIPELRQIGNAHGVPVIDDLGSGTLLDLRREGLPDDSWAPGRLQQGADLVCFSGDKLLGGPQAGIVLGPGETVGRLRASPLARALRLDKLGMAALDATLRLLLEDRREEIPTLRMLLEPLEQVGERARALAKRLGERLQDAAEIEVLAVPGAVGGGSLPGFELPSVAVAIRATAGADALAEALRGAPVPVLARTRDDRVWIDARTLQGGEDVLVEQALAHALGLR